The following are encoded in a window of Flavobacterium cupriresistens genomic DNA:
- a CDS encoding PorP/SprF family type IX secretion system membrane protein, giving the protein MKKLILSLVLMAVTTSYSQELNLPVFTQYLADNPFVLSPAYAGIGDNLRIRANGLTQWVGVKDAPQNQSVYADFRILDRSGVGISMYNDKNGYTRQTGAKVSFAHHLILDYYSKQYLSFGISYNFNTFRIDVNEFESTTNRPLDAYVTDDRYTANNNFDVSALYRFKDFYVSFNANNLLKKNIDKFGVTGKDASRALEPRLLSNYQVYTGYVFRDSENSRIEYEPSVYYQYFANDKRSSTDFNFKYRHYNRYEDYYWVGVSYRFLNDQFGKPLAVGPMAGFMKSKFYFGYSYQVMFNDLGAYNSGTHMVTIGFDFLGSISSCPCTQSPVHD; this is encoded by the coding sequence ATGAAAAAATTAATTTTATCCTTAGTACTTATGGCTGTAACGACAAGTTACAGCCAGGAGTTAAACCTACCGGTATTTACGCAGTATCTTGCCGACAACCCTTTTGTTCTTTCTCCTGCCTATGCAGGTATTGGCGACAATCTTAGAATTAGGGCCAATGGACTTACACAATGGGTTGGTGTCAAAGACGCTCCTCAAAACCAGTCTGTGTATGCAGATTTCAGGATTCTCGATCGTTCGGGAGTTGGTATTTCGATGTATAATGATAAAAATGGATACACCAGACAAACCGGTGCTAAAGTCTCTTTCGCACACCATTTGATCTTAGATTATTATTCTAAACAATATTTATCATTTGGTATTTCATATAACTTCAATACTTTCCGAATTGATGTTAATGAGTTCGAGAGTACGACCAATAGACCGTTGGATGCCTATGTTACAGATGACAGATATACAGCAAACAATAACTTTGATGTCAGTGCCTTATATCGTTTCAAAGATTTTTATGTTAGTTTTAATGCCAACAACCTCTTAAAGAAAAATATAGACAAGTTTGGTGTTACCGGCAAGGATGCCAGCAGAGCTCTTGAACCACGATTGTTATCCAATTATCAGGTATATACCGGATATGTATTTAGAGATTCAGAAAACAGTCGAATAGAATACGAACCATCTGTGTACTACCAGTATTTTGCAAATGATAAACGTTCCAGTACCGATTTTAACTTCAAGTACAGACACTACAACCGTTACGAAGACTATTACTGGGTTGGGGTTTCGTATAGATTCCTAAACGATCAGTTTGGAAAACCTTTGGCAGTAGGACCAATGGCCGGGTTTATGAAATCTAAGTTCTACTTCGGGTATTCGTATCAGGTGATGTTCAATGATCTTGGAGCTTACAACTCAGGAACGCACATGGTCACTATCGGATTCGATTTCTTGGGATCTATTAGTAGCTGTCCTTGTACACAAAGTCCGGTTCACGATTAA
- a CDS encoding T9SS type B sorting domain-containing protein, whose amino-acid sequence MVHDVTTKCYFLKSASGPIAPSSSLVGTPTAQNVTCNGAGDGKVTFTVTGYAGSTTTVDYQIFRDQDNKVMSPVLTETITGTSFTKTYPATGPGTLIPGRYYIVFTEKNGAVIGCKAASNMFEIKEATTPLTLLASSLKNDNCNPKAGIVSAQASGGAGSYLYQIVTDNGSIGFNAADDTKPTVASFLPTHSTGTFYVESGDYLVWVKDANNCITEKTVKVLLDPNPVFALSVVNHCAVEGAFAVTVTVTDPTPSMAPYKVSVNGGNPVPLTTLIYTASGLNSGMQTIIITDKNGCLITDTININATPIAVATIDKVLACSVTGAVVEDAVIHVEVKNGTTPYTYQFKKGLGGFTAFTPVTTVVAGVTSFDYTVPAAAADTYVFRITDLNGCPIDTNPITIDAIVPIVPAANPIQPLCFGGTGSVKLSAKGGKGPYTYSFDGSLFTTKTIYDVAAGTYNYIVKDNLGCEAPGSVILGQPTEVFISAPVIDPLTCGPANVGQDAKVVLSATGGSGSYEYSFNNSAFTTQNTYYVIDTKADQLNIPFSVRDTNGCAKSGTVDILKLNPPSDFDLTQGVAITCTQLTTTVVVSGVDNGVGALTYQIVSPVSEMIDNGPVATFGNIKPNIDYVFQVKDANGCIFQRPLRINDVTKINIVVQSTTGITCSTAIDGKASFFVSGFGSVVGGTYRYELDGLAAVTGLTAATIDLTGLAAGPHSIKVYDDVTNCEMTKPFTITAPPAALTMSKVVTPLGCTTFGGVVITALNGWGNYTFSVTQPDTVVLTNTNGTFSGLTQTGTYAIAVKDANGCVLTDSFTLTAPVKPTITIDASNYCYVSDNSTTINVSATSVGAPHAVTPYEFSIDGTNWQTSGSFPGLKPGDYTITVRDIFGCTATATTKINGQLFASVENLKDLYCTGVLDGTIRVKAVGGYPAYSYTVAINGGLPSAPVAFANAAATFADYTVTAAGSYIFTVYDTKGCSYPIPVIVMAAPTPVVFTATPTSPSCSGTQGTTGDGSILINLDASNNNPDYTYSIQRTAPTVGTVVTQVNNPLFTDLIAGTYSITVTSARGCSDSDNVVINEPNPVVASAVASPFTCSATNTVNTTIVTVTGAGGVGAGLVSDYTYSDIATGNWKTTNVFNVDNKSAQTLTFYVKDANGCVDDVQISINAFPTLISATTSLDTKADCTNAGEIINVVIAGGTANFEYQVYKDGVLFGGVVQVPVGTSTFKYIAADAGHSYQFLIKDKTTLCTVLSDVYNVPLFNIMKVIANASSMVTCDGFSDGKITITIENYTGTYNYRVLLAGAPVASGTAINAGTNNPYIITGLAAGVDYVVEVTQTAYPSCIVLSNKVTLTQPPVLNISGLKVNVANQNCNTKGAVLTVDKTTIVGGTPDYIFAFVPAGTLPVATDYDASGTKTIATTKIAPLFDAWDVYVKDLNGCFAFQTVQISVDPLPVITDVKVASQCASAAGYRIDVTANGVGPLKYSLDGKQFQDDSFFTVFAAGNYTVTVMDVNQCKTTAAAPVTILNPLELRARVSIMPVCNATNGEITLEALGGTVTPPNSYVYTKDNWATSQVQPNFTNLAPGVYTFKVRDIVTLCEKEVVKEIEVPTLVTGIKLAPTAVSCNGGSDGTITVTLAASNNNPKYTYSLTGPAGFTPRPAQDSPIFNDLPFGLYTVSVLSGRGCPGTATVTVPQPQPITVLLPTVTQYLCTAGTNDANNATITVTPGSVAGGSGKYVIYEFFRNGVSVQKDGRNTFTEFDYLGGTYTVTVFDSNNCQGQSNSVVIAPYANISDLKIDVTTITCKDDESIRVSAISTIGTLPTLTYTLEGVDGTVYPITSSPTGLFTGLKVGLYKIIVTNTVTGCSIEKFHKVNEPNTFKIVASNVKNVICFGEANGSATLTLVDNIVPTDEAGIFTYVITHKESGATRNGVTTSAKLDLTNLVSGTYTVEATLNSTPFCPVQTEFSIEGPTAELTILASKDDITCAVGNKDGRISASAEGGWPGGYEFKLVGPVNVAYSSDRIFPGLIPGSYTVFVRDSKGCEVSTPVVLEIPKPIDVVISATPLLACYDDENGVVTINTVTGGSGNYTYTLNGTLVDGTVISQQSQGALQFTGLKAGTYSVTVNDSWTCKGVSNTVTIAEPTKVKASLDTKTNETCKVFPVLTLSATGGTAPYFYSEDGTNYISMTGSSIDITLPFITTKTTYKYFVKDANGCTSSESNYVEMPVIPALTFDKLVDIDIMCSGSATGAITAIAKGGLGNYIYTLQDAAGKDITPAPIQLTPGVFTDLKVGRYIVKVSSVDCEQPSAVIDITEPKAPLTAVAIATDISCNGYNNGIITVNAQGGTGVYKYAIEPEFKQFFDDNKFVNLKPGFYDVMVQDENGCYIIIKDVEVKQPDPIVVTEIVANTKPELCKDDKDGYFEVEVKGGTGPYSYSLDNDKGPFTVGAVGQTVFSFPNLIDGGHTVYIIDSKGCFGEQLVTLPFPVTLDPKVKIDYPCVDSDQATATVTVSVDPSNYDLSLITYELDGVANTNPNDPVFLNVAPGLHKVTAIHANGCFKFTDDFTVKAYTKLTLAETTGQQEMNVISVTAAGGSPAYEYSFEGGPFTSSNKFKFYKTGTYKIIVRDQNGCEAELNLYREFVDVCLDNYFTPNGSYTEWGPGCTNIYNNLTFSIFDRYGREVGKYRYGQKWDGKYNGIELPSGDYWYVLKLNDERDMREFVGHFTLYR is encoded by the coding sequence GTGGTGCATGATGTAACAACAAAATGTTATTTCTTAAAATCGGCAAGTGGTCCTATAGCACCATCTTCTAGTTTAGTTGGAACACCAACTGCTCAGAACGTTACTTGTAACGGAGCTGGTGATGGTAAGGTAACATTTACGGTTACAGGATATGCTGGATCGACAACGACTGTTGATTACCAAATTTTCAGAGATCAGGATAATAAGGTGATGAGTCCGGTATTAACGGAGACTATTACAGGTACATCATTTACTAAAACATATCCTGCAACAGGGCCTGGAACATTAATTCCGGGAAGATATTATATCGTATTCACAGAAAAGAACGGTGCTGTTATTGGATGTAAAGCTGCTTCAAATATGTTTGAAATAAAAGAAGCAACAACACCTTTAACATTACTGGCGTCTTCTCTTAAAAATGATAACTGTAATCCAAAGGCTGGTATTGTTAGTGCTCAGGCTTCTGGTGGAGCGGGTTCTTATTTATACCAAATTGTTACGGATAACGGATCAATTGGTTTTAATGCTGCTGATGATACTAAGCCAACGGTAGCTTCATTTTTACCTACTCATAGCACAGGTACATTCTATGTGGAATCAGGAGATTATTTGGTTTGGGTTAAAGACGCCAATAACTGTATTACAGAAAAAACAGTTAAAGTTCTTTTGGATCCAAATCCGGTATTTGCTTTAAGTGTAGTGAATCATTGTGCTGTAGAAGGAGCATTTGCTGTTACGGTTACAGTAACAGACCCAACACCTTCAATGGCGCCATATAAAGTAAGTGTTAATGGTGGAAATCCAGTTCCACTTACCACATTAATTTATACAGCTTCCGGTCTTAATTCCGGAATGCAAACTATTATTATTACGGACAAAAATGGTTGTCTAATTACAGATACTATAAACATAAATGCAACGCCAATTGCGGTGGCTACTATCGACAAAGTGTTGGCTTGTTCTGTGACAGGAGCTGTTGTTGAAGATGCTGTTATTCATGTTGAAGTTAAAAATGGAACAACTCCATATACGTACCAGTTTAAGAAAGGCCTTGGTGGTTTTACAGCATTTACTCCTGTAACAACTGTTGTTGCCGGTGTAACCTCATTTGATTATACGGTTCCTGCAGCTGCTGCAGATACGTATGTATTCAGAATTACAGATTTAAATGGTTGTCCTATTGACACAAATCCTATAACTATTGACGCCATTGTACCAATTGTACCGGCTGCAAATCCTATTCAACCTTTATGTTTTGGAGGTACAGGAAGTGTTAAGTTATCGGCTAAAGGTGGGAAAGGACCTTATACATATAGTTTTGATGGATCATTATTCACAACAAAAACTATTTATGACGTTGCGGCCGGAACTTATAATTACATTGTAAAAGATAATTTAGGTTGTGAAGCTCCAGGTTCTGTAATTTTAGGTCAGCCAACAGAAGTATTTATTTCTGCTCCGGTTATTGACCCATTAACTTGCGGCCCTGCAAATGTTGGACAAGACGCTAAAGTTGTTTTGTCTGCAACAGGAGGTAGCGGTAGTTATGAATATAGTTTTAACAATAGTGCGTTCACTACTCAAAACACCTATTACGTTATTGATACTAAAGCGGATCAATTAAATATTCCATTTAGTGTAAGAGATACAAATGGTTGTGCTAAGTCAGGTACTGTTGATATCCTTAAATTAAACCCTCCATCGGATTTTGATTTGACACAAGGAGTAGCCATTACGTGTACACAATTGACAACAACTGTTGTTGTTTCAGGAGTTGATAATGGTGTTGGTGCCCTTACGTATCAAATTGTTTCACCTGTTAGTGAAATGATTGATAATGGTCCAGTTGCTACTTTCGGAAATATTAAACCGAATATAGATTACGTATTCCAGGTTAAAGATGCAAATGGTTGTATTTTCCAAAGACCATTGCGTATCAATGACGTTACAAAAATTAATATTGTTGTACAATCTACAACAGGTATCACTTGTTCTACAGCCATAGACGGGAAAGCTTCTTTCTTCGTATCAGGTTTTGGTTCAGTGGTAGGAGGAACTTATCGTTATGAATTAGATGGTTTAGCTGCCGTAACAGGTTTAACTGCAGCAACAATTGATCTGACAGGATTAGCTGCTGGTCCACATTCAATCAAAGTGTATGACGATGTAACAAATTGTGAAATGACTAAGCCATTTACAATTACTGCTCCGCCTGCTGCACTTACGATGAGTAAAGTGGTTACGCCATTAGGTTGTACTACTTTTGGTGGGGTTGTTATAACAGCTCTGAATGGTTGGGGTAATTACACTTTTAGTGTGACGCAACCTGATACAGTTGTTTTGACAAATACCAACGGAACTTTTAGTGGTCTTACACAAACAGGAACGTATGCTATTGCTGTAAAAGATGCTAACGGTTGCGTACTAACAGATTCATTTACGTTAACAGCACCGGTTAAGCCAACTATTACAATTGATGCTTCAAATTACTGTTATGTAAGTGATAATTCAACAACTATAAATGTTAGTGCTACTTCTGTAGGTGCGCCACATGCAGTAACACCATACGAGTTTAGTATCGATGGTACAAACTGGCAAACTAGTGGTTCATTCCCAGGTTTAAAACCGGGTGATTACACCATTACAGTTAGAGATATATTTGGTTGTACAGCTACTGCAACAACTAAGATCAATGGTCAGCTTTTTGCTTCGGTAGAAAACTTAAAAGACCTTTATTGTACAGGTGTTCTTGACGGAACAATCAGAGTAAAAGCTGTTGGAGGTTATCCTGCTTACAGCTACACAGTAGCAATAAACGGAGGACTTCCTTCTGCACCGGTAGCATTTGCTAATGCCGCTGCTACTTTTGCTGACTATACGGTAACTGCTGCAGGTAGTTATATATTTACAGTATACGATACTAAAGGATGTTCTTACCCAATTCCGGTGATCGTTATGGCAGCTCCAACTCCGGTTGTGTTTACTGCTACGCCAACTTCGCCAAGTTGTTCAGGTACTCAGGGTACTACAGGAGACGGTTCAATTTTAATTAATTTGGATGCTTCTAATAATAATCCGGATTATACCTACAGCATTCAGCGTACAGCGCCAACGGTTGGTACTGTTGTTACTCAGGTGAATAATCCATTATTTACAGATTTAATTGCAGGTACGTATTCAATTACGGTGACTTCTGCCAGAGGTTGTTCAGATTCTGATAACGTGGTAATTAATGAACCAAATCCGGTTGTTGCTTCTGCTGTTGCTTCGCCATTTACATGTTCTGCTACAAATACTGTTAACACAACAATTGTTACCGTTACAGGTGCAGGTGGTGTAGGAGCAGGTTTAGTTTCAGATTATACGTATAGCGATATCGCAACTGGTAATTGGAAGACTACGAATGTATTCAACGTAGACAACAAATCTGCTCAAACTCTTACATTCTATGTGAAAGATGCAAACGGATGTGTTGATGATGTTCAAATTTCAATAAATGCATTCCCTACATTGATTTCTGCTACAACTAGTTTAGATACTAAAGCAGATTGTACCAATGCAGGTGAAATTATAAACGTAGTTATTGCTGGTGGTACTGCTAATTTTGAATACCAGGTATATAAAGATGGTGTATTGTTTGGTGGCGTAGTTCAGGTTCCGGTTGGAACAAGTACGTTCAAATACATAGCCGCAGATGCCGGTCATTCATACCAGTTCTTAATCAAAGATAAAACGACTTTATGTACTGTTCTTTCTGATGTTTATAACGTTCCGTTATTTAATATTATGAAAGTAATTGCAAATGCTTCTTCAATGGTAACCTGTGACGGGTTTAGTGATGGAAAAATTACTATTACTATTGAAAATTATACAGGAACTTACAACTACAGAGTACTTCTTGCAGGAGCGCCTGTAGCTTCAGGAACAGCTATAAATGCAGGTACTAACAATCCGTATATCATTACAGGATTAGCAGCAGGAGTAGATTATGTAGTTGAGGTTACACAAACAGCGTACCCTTCTTGTATCGTACTTTCAAATAAAGTAACTCTTACACAACCACCGGTATTAAATATTAGTGGATTGAAAGTAAATGTTGCTAATCAGAATTGTAATACAAAAGGAGCAGTGCTTACGGTAGATAAAACAACTATTGTAGGTGGTACACCGGATTATATATTTGCTTTTGTACCTGCAGGAACTTTACCGGTTGCTACAGACTACGATGCATCAGGAACTAAAACAATTGCAACGACTAAGATCGCTCCATTGTTTGATGCATGGGATGTTTATGTGAAAGACCTTAACGGTTGTTTTGCTTTCCAAACCGTACAGATTTCTGTTGACCCTCTACCGGTAATTACCGATGTAAAAGTGGCCAGCCAATGTGCGAGCGCTGCAGGGTATAGAATTGATGTTACTGCAAATGGAGTTGGTCCTTTAAAATACAGTTTAGACGGAAAACAATTCCAGGACGATAGTTTCTTTACTGTTTTTGCAGCAGGAAACTACACCGTAACGGTAATGGATGTAAACCAATGTAAAACAACAGCAGCTGCTCCGGTTACGATTTTAAATCCGCTTGAGTTACGTGCAAGAGTTAGTATCATGCCGGTTTGTAATGCTACAAATGGTGAGATTACATTAGAAGCTTTGGGTGGTACAGTTACACCTCCAAACAGCTATGTATACACGAAAGACAATTGGGCTACAAGTCAGGTTCAACCTAACTTTACAAATCTTGCTCCGGGAGTTTATACTTTTAAAGTAAGAGATATTGTTACATTATGTGAAAAAGAAGTAGTAAAAGAAATTGAGGTTCCTACATTGGTAACCGGAATTAAGTTGGCTCCAACAGCTGTTTCTTGTAATGGTGGTTCAGACGGAACTATTACAGTAACGTTAGCTGCATCAAATAATAATCCTAAATATACGTACAGTTTAACTGGTCCAGCCGGATTTACTCCAAGACCAGCTCAGGATTCACCAATTTTCAATGACTTACCATTCGGATTATATACCGTAAGTGTATTGTCAGGAAGAGGATGTCCTGGTACAGCAACTGTTACAGTGCCTCAACCGCAACCTATTACAGTATTGTTGCCAACAGTTACGCAATACCTTTGTACTGCGGGTACTAATGACGCAAACAATGCTACAATCACGGTAACCCCGGGTTCTGTTGCAGGAGGTTCAGGTAAATATGTGATTTACGAATTCTTTAGAAATGGAGTTTCTGTTCAAAAAGACGGCAGAAATACCTTTACAGAATTTGATTATTTAGGTGGTACATACACCGTAACTGTTTTTGATTCTAACAATTGTCAAGGTCAGTCTAACAGTGTTGTTATTGCTCCATATGCTAACATCAGTGATTTAAAAATTGATGTTACTACAATTACTTGTAAAGACGATGAGTCGATTCGTGTTTCGGCAATCTCGACAATAGGAACATTACCAACGTTAACGTATACCCTAGAAGGTGTTGACGGTACGGTTTACCCTATTACATCTAGTCCTACAGGATTGTTTACAGGATTAAAAGTTGGTCTATATAAAATTATCGTGACTAACACGGTAACGGGATGTAGCATCGAAAAATTCCATAAAGTGAATGAGCCAAATACATTCAAAATCGTAGCTTCAAATGTGAAAAATGTTATTTGTTTTGGTGAGGCTAACGGTAGCGCTACTTTAACATTGGTTGACAACATTGTTCCAACAGATGAAGCAGGTATCTTTACTTACGTGATTACACATAAAGAATCAGGTGCAACTCGTAATGGAGTTACTACTTCGGCTAAATTAGATCTTACTAATTTGGTAAGTGGTACTTATACAGTAGAGGCTACATTAAACAGCACTCCGTTCTGTCCAGTTCAAACTGAATTTAGTATTGAAGGACCAACAGCTGAATTAACAATTTTAGCATCTAAAGATGATATTACTTGTGCTGTAGGGAATAAAGACGGTAGAATTTCAGCTTCTGCTGAAGGTGGATGGCCAGGTGGTTATGAGTTTAAATTGGTAGGACCTGTAAATGTGGCTTACTCTTCAGATAGAATTTTCCCAGGATTAATTCCGGGATCTTATACGGTATTTGTGAGAGACAGTAAAGGATGTGAAGTTTCTACACCAGTGGTGTTAGAGATTCCAAAACCAATTGATGTTGTGATCAGCGCTACACCATTACTTGCTTGTTATGATGACGAAAATGGAGTGGTTACGATTAATACAGTAACAGGTGGTTCAGGTAACTATACGTATACTTTGAACGGAACTTTAGTAGACGGAACAGTAATCAGTCAACAATCACAAGGAGCTCTGCAATTTACAGGACTTAAAGCCGGAACGTATTCTGTAACGGTTAATGATAGCTGGACTTGTAAAGGAGTTTCTAATACAGTGACTATTGCTGAGCCTACAAAAGTTAAGGCTTCACTAGATACGAAAACGAACGAAACTTGTAAAGTTTTCCCAGTTCTTACACTTAGTGCTACAGGAGGTACTGCACCTTATTTCTATAGTGAAGATGGTACCAACTATATTTCAATGACAGGTTCGTCAATTGATATAACGTTACCATTTATAACTACTAAAACGACTTACAAGTATTTTGTAAAAGATGCAAACGGATGTACAAGTTCGGAGTCTAATTATGTAGAAATGCCTGTAATTCCAGCGTTAACATTTGACAAGTTAGTTGATATCGATATCATGTGTAGTGGAAGTGCTACGGGTGCTATTACCGCGATTGCTAAAGGAGGTTTAGGAAACTATATCTATACTTTACAAGATGCTGCAGGAAAAGATATTACTCCGGCTCCGATTCAGCTTACACCAGGTGTCTTTACCGATTTAAAAGTTGGAAGATATATCGTGAAGGTAAGCAGTGTAGATTGTGAGCAACCTTCGGCTGTAATCGATATTACAGAACCAAAAGCACCTTTAACGGCAGTAGCAATTGCTACAGATATAAGCTGTAACGGTTACAATAACGGTATAATAACAGTAAATGCACAAGGAGGAACAGGAGTTTATAAATATGCTATAGAGCCTGAGTTCAAACAGTTCTTTGATGATAATAAATTTGTAAACTTGAAACCAGGATTCTACGATGTTATGGTTCAGGATGAAAATGGTTGTTATATCATCATCAAAGATGTTGAGGTTAAACAACCGGATCCAATCGTAGTTACTGAAATTGTAGCCAATACAAAACCAGAACTATGTAAAGATGATAAAGATGGTTATTTTGAGGTAGAAGTAAAAGGCGGAACAGGTCCTTACAGCTATAGTCTGGATAATGATAAAGGACCATTTACAGTTGGTGCAGTTGGACAAACGGTATTTAGTTTCCCTAACCTAATAGATGGTGGACACACGGTTTACATTATAGACAGTAAAGGTTGTTTTGGTGAGCAGTTGGTAACATTACCATTCCCGGTTACGCTTGACCCTAAAGTTAAAATTGATTATCCATGTGTTGATAGCGATCAGGCAACAGCTACTGTTACTGTAAGTGTGGATCCTAGTAATTATGATTTATCACTTATCACATATGAACTTGACGGTGTTGCTAATACAAATCCGAATGATCCGGTATTTTTAAATGTTGCTCCTGGTCTTCATAAGGTGACTGCAATTCATGCCAACGGCTGTTTCAAGTTCACTGACGATTTCACGGTTAAAGCTTACACCAAATTGACTTTAGCTGAGACTACCGGTCAACAGGAAATGAATGTAATTTCTGTTACGGCTGCTGGTGGATCTCCTGCTTACGAATACAGTTTTGAAGGAGGACCGTTTACATCTTCTAACAAATTTAAGTTCTACAAAACAGGAACTTATAAAATTATAGTTAGAGATCAGAATGGTTGTGAAGCTGAATTAAATCTTTACAGAGAATTTGTAGACGTTTGTCTTGACAATTATTTTACACCAAACGGTAGTTATACCGAATGGGGTCCTGGTTGTACCAATATTTACAACAATCTAACGTTCTCTATCTTTGACAGATACGGTCGTGAAGTTGGTAAATACCGTTACGGTCAAAAATGGGACGGTAAATACAATGGTATAGAATTACCTTCTGGTGATTACTGGTATGTTCTTAAACTAAATGATGAGAGAGATATGAGAGAGTTTGTTGGACATTTCACTTTATACAGATAA